Proteins encoded by one window of Rutidosis leptorrhynchoides isolate AG116_Rl617_1_P2 chromosome 7, CSIRO_AGI_Rlap_v1, whole genome shotgun sequence:
- the LOC139858973 gene encoding uncharacterized protein — protein sequence MEKLVGNNYKYWKMCMEAFLQGQDLWELVSGGEAIIPIETLENVESRRKWKVRCGKALFALRTSISKEFIEHVRDITSPKEVWDTLEKLFSKKNTARLQFLENELAISRQEGMSVSEYFLRVKNLCSEISEIDDKEKISEARLRRYLIRGLKKEYVPFITSIQGWATQPSVEELENLLSNQEALAN from the coding sequence ATGGAGAAACTTGTAGGCAACAACTACAAGTATTGGAAGATGTGTATGGAGGCTTTTCTTCAAGGTCAAGATCTATGGGAACTTGTGTCTGGAGGTGAAGCCATAATTCCGATAGAAACTCTAGAGAATGTAGAGTCAAGAAGAAAATGGAAGGTACGATGTGGAAAGGCTCTCTTTGCATTGAGAACTTCAATTAGCAAAGAGTTCATTGAACACGTTCGTGATATTACTTCTCCAAAAGAAGTATGGGATACTCTTGAGAAACTCTTTTCTAAGAAAAACACCGCAAGGTTACAATTCTTGGAAAACGAGTTAGCAATCTCAAGACAAGAAGGTATGAGTGTTTCCGAATATTTCTTACGGGTCAAAAATCTATGTTCTGAAATTTCAGAGATTGATGACAAAGAGAAAATTAGTGAAGCTCGTTTGCGAAGATATCTAATTCgcggtttgaagaaagagtatgtccCGTTCATAACCTCTATTCAGGGGTGGGCTACTCAACCTTCGGTTGAAGAATTGGAGAATTTACTCTCTAATCAAGAAGCTTTGGCCAATTAA